Within Ananas comosus cultivar F153 unplaced genomic scaffold, ASM154086v1, whole genome shotgun sequence, the genomic segment ttattaaatatatgtttttctttaaaaaaaaatcatttttgacAATTTCATGCGAAACCAAAGAGGATGTTCATTAGAAACGAAATCCACTcccttcaaaataatattttcatatcaATAAACCAAAATAACTCCCAAAAAATATAGCTTAGAATCTCAtcttagaaatatataaacGAAAGTTCGATCTTCCGATCGACTGCAGCTACGTTCTCTGATTCGTTTCAAACCCAAATTCACATCATcaccacaattttttttcttttctcaaaataatttttttatttaatttacaaNacttttttttatatttctatgatGGTAGAAGTTATGAAtccggtgaatcattcaccgtatttagagatctatttttataattatttttttaacaaaattatttttataatttaaaaattgataggtttatttataaaaaaaattctctaaaaAATATAGCTCAGAATCTCATCTTAGGAATATATAAACGGGAGTTCGAGCTTCCGATCGACTGTAGCTACGTTCTCTGATTCGTTTCAAACCCAAATTCACATTATcaccacaattttttttcttttctcaaaataatttttttatttaatttaaaaaaggaaaaactaaatattctattattattcTCCTCAAATATTGGCTCCCCTCCAACGTCCCTCCGCCCAACTCGCCTACTTGACCGGGTTTCTTCCTCTTCACTTCCCCAACTTTATACTCCTCTCTTTATCACCACTCTCTTATTAGTTTCCATTACACAATTAAACCACCCTTTCACGTACAATTTTTTCCTTAACTAATCCCATTATTTGTTGCACAAACCACGCATCTTACATGGTGGTGCAATAAATCTAACGCGCTCTTCCTCCCCGTCGtcctttttgttttctgttGATCGCTCGTCGTCCGTCCTtcgtaaataaaaaaatggcggcggcggcggcagcgtcgGCGAGCTTCTTGGAAGAGATCCGCAATGAGAGCGTGGACCTCGTCggttctctcttctcctctcctacTTTGTTTTCGCGCCTTCGCGCGTTTATGCATGGTTCATGTTTGATCGTCGGATTTGAGTTTGTTTTTATCTGTTTTCATGCAGGAGCGGATTCCGATCGAGGAGGTGTTCGAGCAGCTGAAATGCTCGCGGGAGGGGCTCAGCTCGGCCGAGGGCGAGCAGCGGCTCCAGCTGTTCGGGCCCAACAAGCTCGAGGAGAAGAAGGTCGAATCGCAAATCCCAACTTTCGTCAGAATTCTGCGAAACAATCGTTATGtttcaaaaacttaaacttatatAGAGATCAGCGGTGTTAATATTTATGTTCAACACTATATATTCATGTATGTTTGGTTACCGAATTCGACGTATATGTACGTAAACAGGAGAACAAGTTCCTCAAGTTCCTGGGCTTCATGTGGAATCCGCTGTCGTGGGTCATGGAGATCGCCGCGATCATGGCCATCGCCCTCGCCAACGGCGGAGTATGTAacatatttatttcaaaatttcaactttttttgttttactggagaacggtgtttaaatatttgatattcaCTATTTTTCGATTGCAATTATGTATTTGCTCATAGGGAAGACCTCCGGATTGGCAAGACTTTGTCGGcatcgtcgtcctcctcgtcATCAACTCCACCATCTCCTTCATCGAGGAGAACAACGCGGGCAATGCTGCCGCCGCTCTCATGGCCGGGCTCGCGCCTAAAACTAAAGTAATTATCTACCCACGCTTCTTTTTATAAAGCGAAAGATCAATCTGATAGGAAACAGCTCAGAAAGATATGCTTCCTGATTGTTCGGGTTTGGTTATGGGACTAAGGTGTTGAGGGACGGGAGGTGGTCGGAGCAGGAGGCGGCGATCCTCGTCCCCGGCGACATCATCAGCATCAAGCTCGGCGACATCATCCCGGCCGATGCCAGGTTGCTCGAGGGCGACCCCCTCAAGATTGACCAATCGGCCCTCACCGGCGAGTCGCTCCCCGTGACGAAGAgccccggggacgagatcttcTCCGGGTCGACGTGCAAGCAGGGCGAGATCGAGGCCGTCGTCATcgccaccggcgtccacacCTTCTTCGGCAAGGCCGCCCACCTCGTCGACAGCACCAACAATGTTGGCCACTTTCAGAAGGTCAGTCAATTTTGACCGTTGAACATGACCTACAGCACGTACACTacgtatatatttttaaaactattcgATGTATGAGTAATAGATTTTGCGAAACTGCTTTAGGTGTTGACGGCCATAGGGAACTTCTGCATATGCTCTATCGCGGTGGGTATGCTGATCGAGATCGTGGTAATGTACCCGATCCAGCACCGGCGGTACAGGGAGGGGATCGACAACCTGCTGGTGCTGCTGATCGGCGGGATCCCGATCGCGATGCCGACGGTGCTGTCGGTGACGATGGCGATCGGGTCGCACCGGCTCTCGGAGCAAGGGGCGATCACGAAGCGGATGACCGCCATCGAGGAGATGGCCGGGATGGACGTGCTCTGCAGCGACAAGACCGGAACGCTCACCCTCAACAAGCTCACCGTCGACAAGACCATGATCGAGGTATGCACGCAACAAACAGGAAACAGGAAGCAAATTTCCTACAATTTCATGCGTAGAATTTTCTCTGTATGAGGCTCCGTGCCGTCCGATATAGACGGTGCAGGTTAATCCAGCAACGGAATCAATCATGTGGGTAGCGAATCCTACGCACGGGGTTGTAACCAATTCGAACCCCATTAGAGGTGACCAAGTGAAACAATTTGAAAGTAGTGAATGTAATTTTCAGTTTAGTACCCCTCATCTTATAAGAATTCCGATTTGGTCCCTAAACGCTTTCTAAGTAGATCcacttatatatgtatttatattatatatgtgacTGATACATTAGAACTGTCGCAGGCGTTCGTGAAGGACGTTGACAGAGATACGGTGGTGCTCTACGCGGCGAGAGCTTCAAGAGTGGAGAATCAGGACGCTATCGATGCTTCCATTGTCAGCATGCTCGCAGATCCCAAGGAGGTAAACTACTAACAGAACTGATTTTGATATTGTCCGATAAATTTACTTAATCCGATCATTATTCGCTAACCAAATTCGACCAAGTTAAGCAAATTTGATGTACTACTATTGAAACATTTGCAGAAATACTATTGATTTGTCAGTATTTTTACGTATCATATCAATATGATTCAGCATTGTAGAGAATTTCCTCCTAAAAATTGATTCTCTGTAGCAGCTTCATCTcaatttctttctattttcattGAATAATTTGTTTTTATAGTTTCAATTTCGTTCTTATGACCACAAATCTCATGTCCAAACGCAGGCGCGCGCCGGGATTCAGGAGGTCCACTTCCTGCCCTTCAACCCGGTCGAGAAGCGCACCGCCATCACCTACATCGACTCCGCCGGCAAGTGGCACCGCATCAGCAAAGGCGCCCCCGAACAGGTTGATATAATTTCCGTCGCATTCGGAATTGAATTGGATAGAAAAAGATGATGCCGGGAAAGAAGAGAATTTAGTAGCTCGGAGGCATCAGGAATGAAACTGTTGAATTCATCGGTCGTGACCGTCGACGCCTCCGAGTCTCTGTACTTTCACTCTCTTTCAGTATTACTATTTCATCTTATCTTATCTTATCCAATTTAATTTCGAATCTCGAACGAAACCATAATAATGCAAGATTATTCATCTTTCACTTCATGAATGTCGAATCTTTTTCGGTACAGATCATTGACCTCTGCAACTTGAGAGAAGATGCGCGGAAGCGGGTCCACGGGATCATCGACAAGTTCGCCGACCGCGGCCTCCGCGCGCTGGCCGTGGCGCGGCAGGAGGTCCCCGAGGCCGCCAAGGAGAGCGCGGGTGGGCCGTGGCAGTTCGTCGCGGTGCTGCCGCTCTTCGACCCGCCGCGCCACGACAGCGCGGAGACCATCCGCCGCGCGCTCAACCTCGGCGTCAACGTCAAGATGATCACCGGCGACCAGCTCGCCATCGCCAAGGAGACCGGGCGGCGCCTCGGCATGGGGACCAACATGTACCCGTCGTCGACCCTCCTCGCCGACAAGAAGGACGACCTCGCCGGCGGGCTGCCGGTCGACGAGCTAATCGAGAAGGCCGACGGCTTCGCCGGAGTCTTCCCGGGTATGCTTACATTACACAATAGTTTCCCgccaaaattcaaatatttgtaACCTCTCTCAATTTTGGGCATGACAACATTTTCGGAACATTTCACATGCATGTAAAATGGTCGTGAGCATAACAACATTTTCGAAACTGCATGCATGCAGAGCACAAGTACGAGATCGTGAGGCGGCTGCAGGAGCGGCGGCACATCTGCGGGATGACGGGGGACGGGGTGAACGACGCGCCGGCGCTGAAGAAGGCGGACATCGGGATCGCCGTGGCGGACGCGACGGACGCGGCGCGGGGGGCGTCGGACATCGTGCTGACGGAGCCCGGGCTGAGCGTGATCGTGAGCGCGGTGCTGACGAGCCGCGCCATCTTCCAGCGCATGAAGAACTACACCATCTACGCCGTATCGATCACGATCCGCATCGTGCTCggcttcctcctcctcgccctcaTCTGGCGCTTCGACTTCTCGCCCTTCATGGTGCTCATCATCGCCATACTCAACGACGGCACCATCATGACCATCTCCAAGGACCGCGTCAAGCCCTCGCCGGTCCCCGACTCATGGAAGCTGCAGGAGATCTTCGCCACCGGGGTCATGCTCGGCACCTACCTCGCGCTCGTGACCGTCCTCTTCTTCTGGGTCACCTTCCGAACCGACTTCTTCTCAGTGAGTATCAGTATCAGTNCTTCGTTTAAGTTCCTGAGCAGCACATGCAAATAATGCAATAAGGAACCAATGAATGAGGAACCAATGACTTGAAAAGGTGATAAAAGGAGTACGAAACTTGCaatgagaaaaaaattcaaagggtGTCCTCTGATTCGAAAACAAATTGATACAAAAATCCCACCTAGATCTAGAAGCTTCATGTGAGGTCTATCATATATATCCTATTTGCTTACTAAAGAatccctataaatatatatatatatatatatatatatatatatatatatatggaaaaatCGGCGCATTGTGATCAAATTTGGGTAAAATTGCATGCATGCAGGACGCATTCAAGGTGAGACCGATCAGGGACAGCGCGGACGAGCTGATGGCGGCCGTGTACCTGCAGGTGAGCATCGTCAGCCAGGCGCTGATCTTCGTCACCCGGTCGCGGAGTTGGTGCTTCGTCGAGCGCCCCGgcctcctcctcgtcgccgcCTTCATCGCGGCACAGCTGGTGAGAACACTCTCAAATATAAGCTTATGTCGACGCGGTCCCGAAAGATTGAAGTAAAACTTTTCTTGTGAaacaactgttttttttttttctttaaaagtttaagttatcatataataatattcaaatacGATCTTTTGGGGAGAAAACATAAGACTAGACATATGAAAAGACTAGCTCAGAAACTCCTCTGATGTCATACAatgttttttttggggggcaACACTATATTAGAGACAGAATTTTCTTAGTCCTTTCACGTCGCAGATTTAATTTTACAATGCTTTAAAAATCGAGTCGAACAACGACCTGAAATGTTATTGGGTCGAGAGTCACCGGTTACAAACATATTGATCGTCGGTAATCTCCTTTCATATAATCATGGCCTTTCGTAGGTGGCTACCATCATCGCGGTGTACGCGAACTGGGGCTTCGCGAGGATCCGCGGCATCGGATGGGGATGGGCAGGAGTCATATGGCTCTTCAGCATCATAACCTTCTTCCCTCTCGACATCCTCAAGTTTATTATTCGCTACGCCCTCAGTGGCAAGGCCTGGGACAACGTTTTCCAGAACAAGGTAATCTTAACCTCACAAAAACCTCTCTCGCTACTGCAATTCTGCTCTGCTCTGTCCCTATCAAAATTGTATCTACCAATATCAGCCGACAAAGGTTAAGTAGACGATTTGTGTTTCTGATTTCTCGACGTAACAACAATGCAGACGGCATTTGCCAATACGTTGGACTACGGGAAGGGCGAGAGGGAGGCCCAGTGGGCTATAGCCCAGCGGACAATCCACGGCCTGCACCCACCGGAGTCTTCCGGCCTCTTCAACGACAAGACCAACTACAGAGAGTTGTCTGAGATCGCGGAGCAGGCGAAAAGGCGCGCGGAGGTCGCAAGGTAATCGACAAATCGCAACTCAATACTGATATGTTGTGACCTTGTTTTTCAGGTTCCATGTTGAGAAACACTCACACACTTAAAAtctcatagattttttttttttttatttaatacacCTTAACAGGTACCCTAAGTAAGATTCTTCTTAGAAAAGACATCTTTCATTCATGAGTTATTAATGTTTCACTTGCAGATCTTTCATAAATAGTCTTAGTTTCTTTTGCACTTCATAATAAACAACTAACCAACCATTATGCAGGAAAAAAATACCACAATGAGTTTGTAACATTACATGCATCTTTATTCAACTATGAGAGCAATTTGAGCAAAATATATGAACCTTGAAAATGCTTTCATTTACAGGCTTAGGGAGCTGCACACACTGAAGGGGCATGTGGAGTCAGTGGTGAAGCTCAAGGGGCTCGACATCGAGACAATCCAACAACACTACACAGTTTAGAGAACTTTCGGATCGACGCCgaagacaaaaaaaagttttggaAAGGAAATATTGGTTTTTGATTAGTTTTTCTTTCAATGTTAGGGAGGAATTTTGTGCAGGTTCTGGAAGAAGAATAATGGAAGGAACGGAATTTTGTCGCGCAGTATCATCTGTAATCAGAGTTGGTTAGATGATATGCATCAATAATTTgtctctttttcaattttttttttttattcttttgtatGTTTCTTCCTCCTTTTCAGCATCTGTTTACAAGTTGCAATGTAAAGGCTGTTTTTGGCAACTATTTTTTTGTTCATTAATGGTGAATAACCAGGGGGTTTATTACAGCAGCAGATGCTTTTTAACAGCTACTGTCTTCATCTTCCATCTGTGATAATTTAAACCTGCAGTACTACAAATGTATACAATTGGCATAGATTCCTCGATATGACAATATATGGACTCTGCCGCTGTTCATAAATTTTGTGTTTGGGCTTGTGTGGATGTAatgcccccaatagtcccatatcagatgggattctgattccgatcagCTTATATGAGGCCTCgcatgctagtaataatagctgggcttaagcattttggaccggtggtttggcgcaacgagttattgttgctaacgggtcgggtcgttgcaatttgtatcagagccgaataccagccggaagtgtgagagctaagtacTATACGGGGTAAAATGCTACACCAAcaggtttggtgggagccacctcttgaatcCGTAAACATCGCCTCTGTGATATGGTTTGGACTCAACGAGGACGTTAGAGTCTAAACAGGAGGAGCTTGTAATGcccctaatagtcccacatcggatggaatactgattccgatcagtttatatgagatcGTTGCAGTGAATGTCAGAGCAAGTTATTCAGTAGTAaactaattttgtgtttgggttTGTGTGGATGTCGGAGCAAGTTATTCAGTAGTAAATTGTTCGATACAGAGGTTCGCTTTCATCGTTGCAGCTTCAGGATCTAAATTTTAGCTCTTCTGAAATCATGATAATTCTGATGCTTCTCG encodes:
- the LOC109704602 gene encoding plasma membrane ATPase-like, with the translated sequence MAAAAAASASFLEEIRNESVDLERIPIEEVFEQLKCSREGLSSAEGEQRLQLFGPNKLEEKKENKFLKFLGFMWNPLSWVMEIAAIMAIALANGGGRPPDWQDFVGIVVLLVINSTISFIEENNAGNAAAALMAGLAPKTKVLRDGRWSEQEAAILVPGDIISIKLGDIIPADARLLEGDPLKIDQSALTGESLPVTKSPGDEIFSGSTCKQGEIEAVVIATGVHTFFGKAAHLVDSTNNVGHFQKVLTAIGNFCICSIAVGMLIEIVVMYPIQHRRYREGIDNLLVLLIGGIPIAMPTVLSVTMAIGSHRLSEQGAITKRMTAIEEMAGMDVLCSDKTGTLTLNKLTVDKTMIEAFVKDVDRDTVVLYAARASRVENQDAIDASIVSMLADPKEARAGIQEVHFLPFNPVEKRTAITYIDSAGKWHRISKGAPEQIIDLCNLREDARKRVHGIIDKFADRGLRALAVARQEVPEAAKESAGGPWQFVAVLPLFDPPRHDSAETIRRALNLGVNVKMITGDQLAIAKETGRRLGMGTNMYPSSTLLADKKDDLAGGLPVDELIEKADGFAGVFPEHKYEIVRRLQERRHICGMTGDGVNDAPALKKADIGIAVADATDAARGASDIVLTEPGLSVIVSAVLTSRAIFQRMKNYTIYAVSITIRIVLGFLLLALIWRFDFSPFMVLIIAILNDGTIMTISKDRVKPSPVPDSWKLQEIFATGVMLGTYLALVTVLFFWVTFRTDFFSDAFKVRPIRDSADELMAAVYLQVSIVSQALIFVTRSRSWCFVERPGLLLVAAFIAAQLVATIIAVYANWGFARIRGIGWGWAGVIWLFSIITFFPLDILKFIIRYALSGKAWDNVFQNKTAFANTLDYGKGEREAQWAIAQRTIHGLHPPESSGLFNDKTNYRELSEIAEQAKRRAEVARLRELHTLKGHVESVVKLKGLDIETIQQHYTV